The Hypomesus transpacificus isolate Combined female chromosome 2, fHypTra1, whole genome shotgun sequence genome window below encodes:
- the LOC124479491 gene encoding hyaluronan synthase 1-like, with amino-acid sequence MDLKPLLRRAGWIVRAFFTFLFALFVLGVMVWAYVQGFQLVSSQYGFIAFGFYGLLMGISVILQSIFAYVEHRRMRARKAACTFTKTIGLTISAYQEDPAYLRECLNSIRGLNYPPELLRIIMVVDGNSEDDLYMMEMFQEVFADQDPGCYVWSNNYHTWDPTREGGVAGANGPGGDAGMGEDPQRREVEVLINSRRCVCIMQKWGGKREVMYTAFKALGSSVDYIQVCDSDTKLDTLATLELCKVLESDPSYGAVGGDVMILNLKDSYISFMSSLRYWMAFNIERACQSFFNCVSCISGPLGLYRNDLLQQFLESWYNQTFLGSHCTFGDDRHLTNRMLSMGYATKYTARSKCYTETPAEFLRWLSQQIRWSKSYFREWLYNAMWWHKHHLWMTYEAIVSGIFPFFVTATIIQLFWTGTLWNILWVLCCIQLIGLVKAAYACVLRKDLVMVFMSLYAALYMTSLLPAKYFAILTMNKSSWGTSGRLKKAGNYMPLLPLSVWAAILLSGLSFTIYKETQKDWNSAAKIEETKFLIYGSVAYVCYWLLMVILYWVWFRRACRKRSQSYNVSV; translated from the exons ATGGATCTGAAACCACTGCTGAGGAGAGCGGGCTGGATAGTCCGTGCCTTCTTCACTTTCCTCTTCGCCCTCTTTGTCCTCGGGGTGATGGTGTGGGCCTACGTACAGGGTTTCCAGCTGGTGTCGTCCCAGTACGGCTTCATCGCCTTTGGCTTCTACGGCCTCCTAATGGGAATCAGTGTAATCCTCCAGAGCATCTTTGCCTACGTGGAGCACCGGCGCATGAGAGCCCGCAAAGCAGCCTGCACCTTCACCAAGACCATCGGCCTCACCATCTCCGCCTACCAGGAGGACCCGGCCTACCTCCGGGAGTGCCTCAACTCCATCCGGGGTCTCAATTACCCCCCGGAGCTGCTACGGATCATCATGGTGGTGGATGGAAACTCAGAGGACGACCTGTACATGATGGAGATGTTCCAGGAGGTGTTTGCCGACCAGGATCCTGGCTGCTATGTGTGGAGCAACAACTACCACACTTGGGACCCCACCAGAGAAGGGGGTGTGGCCGGAGCAAACGGACCAGGGGGAGACGCTGGGATGGGAGAGGACcctcagaggagggaggtggaggtcctGATCAACAGCAGGAGATGTGTGTGCATCATGCAGAAGTGGGGCGGGAAGAGGGAGGTCATGTACACAGCATTCAAGGCCTTGGGATCCTCTGTAGACTACATACAG GTGTGTGATTCTGACACCAAGCTGGATACTCTGGCCACACTGGAGCTGTGCAAAGTGCTGGAGAGTGACCCCAGCTACGGTGCGGTGGGAGGAGACGTGATGATCCTGAACCTGAAGGACTCCTACATCAGCTTTATGAGCAGCCTCAGGTACTGGATGGCCTTCAACATCGAGAGGGCCTGCCAATCCTTCTTCAACTGCGTCTCCTGCATCAGCGGGCCCCTGG GACTGTACAGGAATGACCTTCTACAGCAGTTTCTAGAGTCCTGGTACAATCAGACGTTCCTGGGATCTCACTGCACATTCGGGGATGACAGGCACCTCACCAACCGAATGCTCAGTATGGGCTACGCCACTAA GTACACCGCACGCTCCAAGTGCTACACGGAGACTCCTGCTGAGTTCTTACGCTGGCTCAGCCAGCAGATACGCTGGTCCAAGTCCTACTTTCGGGAATGGCTGTACAATGCCATGTGGTGGCACAAGCACCACCTCTGGATGACCTACGAGGCCATCGTCTCTGGCATCTTCCCCTTCTTCGTCACGGCGACCATCATCCAGTTATTCTGGACGGGCACCTTGTGGAACATCCTCTGGGTCCTCTGCTGCATCCAGCTGATTGGTCTGGTGAAGGCAGCATACGCCTGCGTGCTGCGAAAAGACCTGGTGATGGTGTTCATGTCCCTGTACGCCGCCCTTTACATGACCAGCCTGCTGCCTGCCAAGTACTTTGCCATCCTCACCATGAACAAGAGCAGCTGGGGGACCTCCGGCAGACTCAAGAAGGCGGGGAACTACatgcccctgctccccctgtcGGTGTGGGCGGCCATCTTGTTGAGTGGGCTGTCCTTCACCATCTACAAGGAGACCCAGAAGGACTGGAACAGTGCAGCTAAGATTGAGGAAACCAAGTTTCTGATATACGGTTCTGTTGCCTACGTGTGTTACTGGCTCTTAATGGTCATCCTCTACTGGGTGTGGTTCCGCAGGGCCTGCCGGAAACGCTCCCAGAGTTACAATGTCAGTGTGTAG